The stretch of DNA TTCGTCTCACCGTTCATCATCGCCGCGCTGGGGGCGGCGGCCGGAGGCATGCCCGCCGCCGTCGGGATCCTGGGCATTGCCGCCGGGGCCGCCGCGGTGGTCAGCGTTTTTGCCCCCGGCAAGTCTGTCCGCATGGCAGCGGCCACCCCCTCGGTCCCGGTGAACTGATGGCTACGGCAGGCGGCGCAGCAACAGTCCACAAAGCCGGCCATGCCAGCCCGGCCGCGGAAGAAGAAGTGCGCCGGGCCGAAGAGCGGCGCTTCGCAGCGCTGGTCAACGAAGACATCGACACCTTCGATGAGCTCTGTGACGACCGCTTCATCTACACGCATTCCACCGGCCACCGGGACAGCAAATCATCCTTCTCGGCGGCATGCCGGAGCGGTCTGATCCGCTACCACCGGATCGAGGCTACCGCCGAACAAATAGTGCTGGCCGGGGATTGCGCCGTGGTCACAGGCTCCATGGAGGCCGAACTGTCCGTGTCCGGAGCCCCGCGCACGGTCCGCAATCTCTCGACCTCCGTCTGGGTCCGCGAAGCCGGGGCCTGGAAGCTGTTGGCGTCCCAGTTGACGGCCGCCCAGGCTTAACGCCGGGCGCTCTGTCGTCGGCATCGAGCGCCTCCCGGCCGGAATCTCCGGCCGGGAGGCGCTTTTTGCCGTTTCGCCGGGAACCTCAATTTTTGGATGCAGAAATAAATCATTGACATTTTCAAGGATCTGGTTTCTTATTGAGGGAGTCAAGGGAGATGCGCATCACGTGCCGGCTCCCCGGGATATCCGCCGCAAGGCGTACGCACTAAGGAGCAGCATGAGCCTGTCAGGGAAAGTAGCAATCGTCACCGGAAGCGGCCGGGGCCTGGGCCTGGCTTACGCCCGGGAACTCGCCCGCCAGGGTGCCGCCGTCGTGATCAACGACGTCGACGCCGACGTGGCCGCCGAAGCGGTCCGGACCATCGAGGCCGACGGCGGCCGCGCTGTCGCGGTCGTCGCTCCGGTCGGCAGCACCGAAGTGGCCAAGCTCCTGGTGGAGGAAGCCGTGAAGGCTTTCGGCCGGCTGGATATCCTGGTCACCAACGCCGGTATCCTGCGGGACAAGTCCCTGCTGAAGATGACGGACGAGGACTTCGACCTCGTGATCAACGTCCACCTCAAGGGCACCTTCACCTGCGCCCGCGAAGCTTTCGCCTATTTCAAGGAGCACGGCATCGCCGGCCGCATCATCACCATCGGCTCGCCGACCGGGCAGCGCGGGAACTTCGGCCAGACCAACTACGCCGCGGCGAAGGCCGGGATTGTCGGTATGGTCCGCACCTGGGCGCTGGAAATGAAGAAGGCCGGCGTCACCGCCAACGCCGTGATCCCGGTGGCGGCCACGGCCATGACCAAGACTGTCCCGTACTTCCAGAAGGCCGTCGAAGCGGATGAGCGCGGCGAGGCCATGCCGGCCTTCTTCCGCCACGAGCTCGGCTTCGGCACGGCCGACGACGTCGCCGGGCTCATTGCCTTCCTCGCCTCCGACGAGGCGGCCGGGATCACCGGCCAGGCCATCGGCGCGGGCGGGGACCGCCTGCAGCTCTGGACCCATCCCGACGCCGCCGCCACCGAATACCGCGAGGGCGGCTGGCGCTATGCGGACCTGGTGGAGGACTTCGACCGGCTCTTCGGCGACAAGCTGCAGAGCGTCGGCGAGGAATTCCTGCCGCTCCCGGAAGACCTGTTGCCCGAAGCCGCCCAGTCCGCAGCACAGGTCCGCTGAGATGGCCTCCCAGCGCTATGAACTCGGCATCGACGCCGCGAAGCTCGACGCGATCGACATGCACGTCCACCTCGAGGTGGACGGCCACGGCCACGAGTCCCTGCCCCCGGCCCTGACCGAAGCATCCGCGAAGTACTTCAAGGCCGAGGACCGCTCCCCGTCCCTGGACCGCATCGCCGAGGTCTACCGGGAGCTGAACATGGCCGCCGTCGTGTTCACCGTGGACGCCCGCACCCAGCTCAAGCACGAGCCGAACAGCATCGAGGAGCTCATCGCCGGCGCCGCCCGGAACAACGACGTCCTGATCCCGTTCGGCAGCGTCGACCCCCGGACCGGTGCCGAGGCCATCCAGGGCGCCAAGCACCAGGCCGTGGAGCTGGGCGCCCGCGGCTTCAAGTTCCACCCGTCGCTGCAGGGCTTCGACCCCTCCAATGAGGCGTTCTACCCGCTCTGGGAGGCACTGCAGGAACTCGGCCTGCCGGCGATCTTCCACACCGGCCAGAACGGCATGGGCGCCGGGCTCCCCGGCGGCTACGGCATCAAGCTGGGCTACTCCAACCCGCTCCTGCTGGACGCCGTCGCGGCGGACTTCCCGGAGCTGCAGATCATCATGGCCCACCCCTCGGTGCCGTGGCAGGACGAGGCCAACTCGATCGCCACGCACAAGTCCAACGTGTTCATCGACCTCTCCGGCTGGTCCCCGAAGTACTTCCCGGAGTCCCTCGTGAAGATGGCCAACTCGGTGCTGCAGGACAAGGTGCTCTTCGGCACGGACTTCCCGCTCATCACCCCGCAGAAGTGGCTGGGCGCCTTCGCGGACCTGCCGCTCAAGGACGAGGTCCGGCCCAAGATCCTCAAGCACAACGCCGTCCGGCTGCTGGGGCTGGGGGCCTGAGATGTCAGTGGAGACCGAAAACCAGACAAGGCTGTACGGCGTCTGCGATTACTACGACGCCGAGTCCCTGCTCACCGCGGACGAGCGGCGCGTGCTGGGCAGGCTGCGGGCCTTCCTCGATGAGAAGGCCCGGCCGCTGCTGGCCGACTACTGGGAACGCGGCGAGTTCCCGTATGAGCTCGCCGGGCCGCTGATCGGCCTGGACCTGATGGAACCGGCGGAACTGACCGGCGCCCCGGGTGCAGCGCAAACACCGGCCCGGGGGATCTACCAGGGCTTCCGGATCTTCGAACTCGCCCGCACGGACGCCTCGCTCGCCACTTTCTACACGGCCCAGGCCGGACTGTTCCGCACCGCCATCCGGGTGGGCGCCTCGGCCGAGCAGCAGGCGCAGTGGATGCCGAAGGTCATCGACTTCTCGCTGAAGGGCGTCTTTTCCCTGACCGAACCGGAGTCCGGCTCGGACATCGCCGGCGGGCTGTCCACCACGGCCCGCCGTGAAGGCGACACCTGGATCCTGGACGGCGCCAAGCGCTGGATCGGCGGCGCCGCCACCGCGGACGTCCTGGCCGTGTTTGCCCGCGACGTCGCCGACGGCCAGGTCAAGGCCTTCCTCGTGGAGCGCGAGGCGCCCGGCGTGACGCTGGAAAAGATCCACGGCAAAACCGCACTGCGGATGATGCAGAACGCGCACATCACCCTCGACGGCGTGCGGGTCCCGGAATCCATGCGGCTGCACAACGTGAACTCCTTCCGGGACGTCGCGGCGATGCTGAAGGCCATGCGCTCGGATGTCGCCTGGATCGCGACCGGCATCGCGGCCGGCGCATTCGAGGCGGCCCTGCGCTACGTCACGCAGCGCCGGCAGTTCGGCCGCCAGCTCGGCTCCTTCCAGCTGGTCCAGGAGAAGCTCGCTCGGATGCTCGGCAACGTCACCGCCTCCCTGTCCCTGGTGGTGCGGCTGACCGAACAGCAGGCCAAGGGCATCTACCGGGACCAGGACTCCGCCCTGGCCAAGATGCAGACCTCCCTGATGATGCGCGAAACCGTGGCCCTGGCCCGCGAAGTGGTCGGCGGCAACGGCATCACGCTCGAGACCGACGTCGCCCGCTTCCACGCCGACGCCGAAGCCGTCTACTCCTACGAAGGCACCCACGAAATCAACGCCCTGATTATCGGCCGGGCCCTCACCGGCGAAAGCGCCTTCACCCGCTGACCCCGCCACCCGACTGAACCAGCACACCCCATTCCGGCACCGCCGCCGGAGCATTCCCTACCCCACCCAGCCCTGCAGGAGGACACCATGCCCAATCTCGTCGTCGACTTCGACAAACTGCTCACCCTCGCCGGCACCGATCTCGGTGTCACCGAGTACCGCGAAATCACCCAGGAACAGATCAACAAGTTCGCCGACGCCACCGGTGACGACCAATGGATCCACGTCGACCCGGTACGCGCCAAGGACGGCCCGTTCGGCGCCCCGATCGCCCACGGCTTCCTCACCCTCTCGCTCGTCATCCCCTTCTGGAGCGAACTGTTCGACGTCGAAGGCGTCACCACCAAGGTCAACTACGGCCTGGACAAGGTCCGCTTCACCTCCCCGGTCAAGGTGGGCGCGCGGATCCGGATGCAGTCCACCATCACCGAAGTCACCGAGGTCAAGGGCGGCGCCCAGATCAAGGTCGCCAACACCATCGAAATCGAAGGCCAGGAACGTCCCGCCGTCGTCGCCGAATTCCTCGCCCGCTTCTACAAGTAACCGCTGGACCAGTAACCCTCCCCTTTTTCTCCCCTGTTCAAAGGAACAACCATGTCCGGACTCACTCAGCTCCAAGCCTTGGGCACCGCCGAGCGGCGCAAGGAAGCGCGCACGGTCATTGCCTCCAGCTACCTGGGCAGCACCATCGAGTACTACGACTTCCTGCTCTACGCCACGGCCGCGGCGGTCGTCTTCCCGAAGGTCTTCTTCAGCGGCATGGACGAATGGGTGGCCGTCGTGGCCGCCTACGGCACCTTCGCCGCGGGCTACGTAGCCCGCCCGGTCGGCGGCATCATCTTCGGCCACTTCGGCGACCGGATGGGCCGCAAGGGCATGCTGATCGTCTCCATGCTGGTCATGGGCCTGGCCTCCACCCTGATCGGCGTGGTCCCGGGCGCCTCCGTGGCCGGCCCCTGGGGGGCCGTGCTGCTCGTGATCCTGCGTGTCTGCCAGGGCATCGCCGTGGGCGGCGAATGGGGCGGAGCCGCGCTGATGGCGCTGGAACACTCCGAATCCGGGAAGCGCGGCTTTGCGGCTTCGTTCGTCAATGCGGGGGCCCCCACCGGGGCCGTACTGGGCACCCTGATCCTGGGCGCGTTCTCCGCACTGCCGAACGACCAGTTCCTCGCGTGGGGCTGGCGTGTGCCGTTCCTGCTTTCCTTCGTGCTGCTGGGCGTGGGCATGTTCGTCCGGCTCAAGGTTTCCGAAAGCCCCATCTTCAAAGCCGCCATCGAGCAGGAGGAAGCTGAGCGGGAGAAAGCAGCGCAGGAGGCACCCGCGCAGGGGAAAAATACTGTCCCCACGGCAAAGCCCGCGATGCCGCTGCTGCAGGTCCTGCGGCGTCCCAAGACCCTGATCTTCACGATGCTCGCCGGCGCGGCAGGCTTCGCGCTGCAGGTGGTGCTGGCGACGTTCTCGGTGACCTACGCCGTCTCCAAGGGGGCCGACCGCCAGGGCGTGCTGTACGCGTTTGCCGCAGCCTCCCTGATCTCCATCGTGTTCGTGATCATGGGCGGCAGGCTCTCCGACAAACTGGGACGGCGGCCGGTCATGATCGGCGGACTGGTGCTCTTCATCATCTACCTCGTGCCGATGTTCCAGCTGCTCTCCTCGAACAACATCATGCTGATCTTCGTGGCCTTCGCCATCGGCCTGATGATCCACTCGACCCTGTTCGGGCCGTTGGCGGCCTTTGTGTCCGAGCAGTTCGGCACCACCTCCCGCTACACCGGCGCATCCCTGGGCTACCAGCTGGCAACCCTGCTGGGCGCCGGCTTCACGCCCGGCATCGTGGCGCAGATCTTCAAGGACTCCGGCCAGAACACGGGGTCGGTGGTCTGGTACCTGGCGATCATGTCAGCGGTCTCCATCGTCTTCATCCTCCTGACCAAAGAACCGAAGAACAACGACCTCCAGACCGTCCGGGCCTGACCCTTCATCGGCTCCCGTCCAACGGGCTAACCTCACAGTAGAAAGGATTCGCCGTGGAAAATTTTGGCATCGGCTCGTGGCTGCAACGTCGCCGCCCGAAGTCCGGCAGCAAGACCGCCCTGATCAGCGGAGGCCGGGAACTCAGCTACGCACAGTTCGCGGACCGGAGCCTCCGGCTGGCCAACGCCCTGCGGGACCGCGGCGTCGCCAAGGGGGACAGAGTGGCCTACCTGGGCGAGAACCACCCGTCCTTCCTGGAAACCCTCTTTGCCTGCGGCACCCTGGGCGCCATCTTCGTCCCGCTCAATACCCGGCTGGCACCCCCGGAAATCCAGTTCCAGCTGCAGGACAGCGGGGCCGTGGCCCTGATCCACGCGCACAGCCTGAGTGACCTCGCCGCCCGCGGCGCGGCCGGCACCGCCGTGGCGAGGCTCGTCGTCGTCGACGATGCGGGCGACGGCAGCCCCGCGGGGGCAGGCAGCGGCCAGGGGTCGACGGCGGTCGAGGGCTTTGAAGCCGTGGTGGCCTCCGGCACGGACCAGCCGATCGATGAACCGGTGGGCCTGGACGACGGAGCCATGATCCTCTACACCTCGGGCACCACGGGCCGTCCGAAGGGCGCCCTGCTGACCCACGGCAACGTCACCTGGAACTGCATCAATGTGATCGTGGACTTCGATTTCTCCTCGCAGGACGTGGCGCTGATGATTTCACCGATGTTCCACGTGGCGTCACTGGACATGGGCGTCCTGCCGACGCTCCTCAAGGGCGGAACGGTCATCCTCGAATCCAGGTTTGATCCGGGCCGGATCCTGGGCCTGATCGGGGAGTACAGCGTCACGACGATGAGCGGGGTCCCGACCACCTATCAGCTCATCTGCGAACATCCCGCGTGGGCAACCACCGACCTCAGCTCGCTGAACAAGCTCACCTGTGGGGGATCCGCGATCCCCATGCGGGTGCTCGACGCGTACGAGTCCCGGGGGCTCCAGATCGGCAACGGCTACGGCATGACCGAAACCGCGCCGGCGGCAACGGTCCTCCCCGCATCGCGGTCCCGCGACAAGGCCGGTTCCGCCGGGCTTCCGCACTTCTTCACCGATGTCCGGATCGCCGACGCGATAGCCGGCATCGCGGCGCCCGGGACCGTGGGGGAGATCCAGATCAAGGGCCCCAACGTGATCCGTGAATACTGGGACCGGCCCGATGCCACCGCCGAATCCTATGCTGACGGCGGCTGGTTCAAATCCGGAGACCTCGCCTACAAGGACGAGGAGGGCTTCGTGTTCATCGCCGACCGGCTCAAGGACATGATCATCTCCGGCGGCGAAAACATCTATCCGGCCGAAGTGGAACAGGCCATCACGGAACTCGACGCGGTCGGAAGCGTGGCCGTGATCGGCGTGCCGGATGAGAAGTGGGGCGAAGTGCCGCGGGCGGTGGTGCTGCTGCGTGAGGGTGCCCAACTTACCGAGGCCCAGCTCAGGGCGCACCTGGAAGGACGGCTGGCGCGCTACAAGATCCCCAGGTCCGTGGTGTTCGTCGATGAGATGCCCCGGACCGCCAGCGGCAAGATCAGGAAGGCTGATCTTCGGAAGCTGGCGCCCGGCCACATCTGACGGGAGAGCCGGAGGCCGCGGTAACGCAGCCTCCGGCTCTCCTTGTGCCGCCCTCACCACCACCTA from Arthrobacter sp. PAMC25564 encodes:
- a CDS encoding nuclear transport factor 2 family protein — its product is MATAGGAATVHKAGHASPAAEEEVRRAEERRFAALVNEDIDTFDELCDDRFIYTHSTGHRDSKSSFSAACRSGLIRYHRIEATAEQIVLAGDCAVVTGSMEAELSVSGAPRTVRNLSTSVWVREAGAWKLLASQLTAAQA
- a CDS encoding SDR family NAD(P)-dependent oxidoreductase, with amino-acid sequence MSLSGKVAIVTGSGRGLGLAYARELARQGAAVVINDVDADVAAEAVRTIEADGGRAVAVVAPVGSTEVAKLLVEEAVKAFGRLDILVTNAGILRDKSLLKMTDEDFDLVINVHLKGTFTCAREAFAYFKEHGIAGRIITIGSPTGQRGNFGQTNYAAAKAGIVGMVRTWALEMKKAGVTANAVIPVAATAMTKTVPYFQKAVEADERGEAMPAFFRHELGFGTADDVAGLIAFLASDEAAGITGQAIGAGGDRLQLWTHPDAAATEYREGGWRYADLVEDFDRLFGDKLQSVGEEFLPLPEDLLPEAAQSAAQVR
- a CDS encoding amidohydrolase family protein, yielding MASQRYELGIDAAKLDAIDMHVHLEVDGHGHESLPPALTEASAKYFKAEDRSPSLDRIAEVYRELNMAAVVFTVDARTQLKHEPNSIEELIAGAARNNDVLIPFGSVDPRTGAEAIQGAKHQAVELGARGFKFHPSLQGFDPSNEAFYPLWEALQELGLPAIFHTGQNGMGAGLPGGYGIKLGYSNPLLLDAVAADFPELQIIMAHPSVPWQDEANSIATHKSNVFIDLSGWSPKYFPESLVKMANSVLQDKVLFGTDFPLITPQKWLGAFADLPLKDEVRPKILKHNAVRLLGLGA
- a CDS encoding acyl-CoA dehydrogenase family protein; this encodes MSVETENQTRLYGVCDYYDAESLLTADERRVLGRLRAFLDEKARPLLADYWERGEFPYELAGPLIGLDLMEPAELTGAPGAAQTPARGIYQGFRIFELARTDASLATFYTAQAGLFRTAIRVGASAEQQAQWMPKVIDFSLKGVFSLTEPESGSDIAGGLSTTARREGDTWILDGAKRWIGGAATADVLAVFARDVADGQVKAFLVEREAPGVTLEKIHGKTALRMMQNAHITLDGVRVPESMRLHNVNSFRDVAAMLKAMRSDVAWIATGIAAGAFEAALRYVTQRRQFGRQLGSFQLVQEKLARMLGNVTASLSLVVRLTEQQAKGIYRDQDSALAKMQTSLMMRETVALAREVVGGNGITLETDVARFHADAEAVYSYEGTHEINALIIGRALTGESAFTR
- a CDS encoding MaoC family dehydratase, which translates into the protein MPNLVVDFDKLLTLAGTDLGVTEYREITQEQINKFADATGDDQWIHVDPVRAKDGPFGAPIAHGFLTLSLVIPFWSELFDVEGVTTKVNYGLDKVRFTSPVKVGARIRMQSTITEVTEVKGGAQIKVANTIEIEGQERPAVVAEFLARFYK
- a CDS encoding MFS transporter, which codes for MSGLTQLQALGTAERRKEARTVIASSYLGSTIEYYDFLLYATAAAVVFPKVFFSGMDEWVAVVAAYGTFAAGYVARPVGGIIFGHFGDRMGRKGMLIVSMLVMGLASTLIGVVPGASVAGPWGAVLLVILRVCQGIAVGGEWGGAALMALEHSESGKRGFAASFVNAGAPTGAVLGTLILGAFSALPNDQFLAWGWRVPFLLSFVLLGVGMFVRLKVSESPIFKAAIEQEEAEREKAAQEAPAQGKNTVPTAKPAMPLLQVLRRPKTLIFTMLAGAAGFALQVVLATFSVTYAVSKGADRQGVLYAFAAASLISIVFVIMGGRLSDKLGRRPVMIGGLVLFIIYLVPMFQLLSSNNIMLIFVAFAIGLMIHSTLFGPLAAFVSEQFGTTSRYTGASLGYQLATLLGAGFTPGIVAQIFKDSGQNTGSVVWYLAIMSAVSIVFILLTKEPKNNDLQTVRA
- a CDS encoding long-chain fatty acid--CoA ligase, with product MENFGIGSWLQRRRPKSGSKTALISGGRELSYAQFADRSLRLANALRDRGVAKGDRVAYLGENHPSFLETLFACGTLGAIFVPLNTRLAPPEIQFQLQDSGAVALIHAHSLSDLAARGAAGTAVARLVVVDDAGDGSPAGAGSGQGSTAVEGFEAVVASGTDQPIDEPVGLDDGAMILYTSGTTGRPKGALLTHGNVTWNCINVIVDFDFSSQDVALMISPMFHVASLDMGVLPTLLKGGTVILESRFDPGRILGLIGEYSVTTMSGVPTTYQLICEHPAWATTDLSSLNKLTCGGSAIPMRVLDAYESRGLQIGNGYGMTETAPAATVLPASRSRDKAGSAGLPHFFTDVRIADAIAGIAAPGTVGEIQIKGPNVIREYWDRPDATAESYADGGWFKSGDLAYKDEEGFVFIADRLKDMIISGGENIYPAEVEQAITELDAVGSVAVIGVPDEKWGEVPRAVVLLREGAQLTEAQLRAHLEGRLARYKIPRSVVFVDEMPRTASGKIRKADLRKLAPGHI